GTGGTGCTCGCGCTCGCGGCGGGCGGGTTCACGCTGTTCACGGCGGCCCGCCCGCTCCGGTCGGTACACACGCGCGCCGTCGCCGTGGTGCTCGGGTTCGTAGGGCTCGCGGGCCTCTTCCGCGCCCTCGCGTGGACCGTCGCGGCGTTCTCGCTCGCGAGCCCGAGCGGGTACACACTCGCGCGGGGCCTCTCGACCCTCGCGGTCGTGCTGTGGGGGCTCGCCCAGCTCGTCGCCGTGGCGTACTTCGCGACGCGCGGCAAGCTGCGTGGGCGCGTGCTCGGCAACGCCGCGCTCATCGCCGGTTTCTTCGCGACCTTCCTCGCCACGCGCCGGCCGCCCTCCCTCGCCCCCGTGGGCGCGGTGTTCCACGTCGCGTTCTCCGTGGGCGCGTCGAGCCCCGAGCCGCTCGGGATCGCGCCGATCGCCTACTATCTCTTCCCGACCGGCCTCGCGCTCGCGTGCGTCGCGCTCCTCCAGCGCCAGACCGTTGGCGCCGTGGTCGGGCCGCTCGCGCTGGCCCTCGCGTCGCAGGGGCGGTTCGACGTCCCGCTGGCCGCGCTCTCCGTCGTCGCGGGCGGCATGTGGCTCGTGCTCGCCGCGGGAGACGAGCGCGCCTTGTGGAGCGAGCTCATTTCTGCGCGTCGCCTCGCCCAGGACGACGCGGGCGCCCAGGGGAAGCGCGGAGCGCGCGCGCCGTCTCGCGAGCGGGGAGCCTCACTCGAGCCCAAGCCCACCGCGGAGGGCCGCGTCGCCGAGACGCCCTCGCCGGCGGGCGAACCACCCGACGGCGCCTGAGCGTCCGTCACTTCTTGAGCTCGAACGTCATCCCCGCCGCGCGGAGCCGCGCGATGAGGCCTTGACCGAGCGCGGCGGCCGGGGTGAGCACGCCGCCCTCGGCGCTCGAGAGCTCGCCGCCAGCGAGGGCGAGGGCGGACTCGGCGAGCATCTTCGCCGTCTCGCCGTACCCCGGATCGCTCGTGCCCTCGACCCGGGCCTCGAGCCGCGCGCCGTTCGAGGTCTTGGCGTAGATCGCGATGCGGAAGAAGCCGCCATCGCGCTGGGCCTTCGACGGACCCTCGCCCGGCTTTGGCAGGAAGCGCTCGAGCACCGCGCGAGAGGGCTCCCTCGAGGCGGCGAGCATCGTCGCGCCGAGGCCCGCCACGAAGGCCCCGGCCTTCGCGAGACCGCGTGGCCCTCGCGAGAAGCTCATGGTCTCTTCGTACCCGAAGGCCCGCCCGTAGCGGTGGTCGAGGAGCGCGTTCGAGCGTCGCACGACCCGCGTGTTGATGGCTGCCATGATGAACGGTCCGGTCCACACCTTGGCGTCCTCGTCCCACCGCACTCGCACCGGATCGGGGCCGTCGACCGTCAGCTCCGAGGCGCGATCGGGCGTGAGCGAGTAGGGGTCGCGGAGGAGGCGTCGCAGCGCGCGGTCGCGCTCGGCCTCGCGCATCAGGTTCATCATGCTCGCCGCGGTGCCACCGCTGAAACCGCCCTTCGCGCTCAGTACCACCAGGCGTGTCGCCTCCAGCGTAGTGTCGAGCTCGCGCGCACGGTCGGCCAAGAGGAGCACGCCGAGGTCCGAGGGGATCGAGTCGAAGCCGCAGCAGTGCACGAGCCGCGCGCCCGTCTCGCGGGCCCGCGCGTGGTTCTCGTCGATGCTGCGCCGAACGAAGGGCACCTCGCCCGTAATGTCGCAGTAATGCGTGCCGTGCTCCGCAGCCGCCCGCGCCAAGCTCTGACCGTACTTCGCGTACGGGCCCACGGTCGTGACGACGACGCGCGCCGCCGTGACGACGCGCTTCAGGGACTCGGCGTCCGCCGCGTCCGCGACGAGGAGGCCGACTCGCTTGCCCCCCGCCGCGCTGCCGCGATCGATGCCATCGAGCACCTCGCGTAGCTTCGCTTCGCTCCGGCCCGCCACGGCCCACGCGAGGCCGGTCGCGTGCTTGGCGAGGTACTCGGCCACGAGCTTCCCGGT
The nucleotide sequence above comes from Myxococcales bacterium. Encoded proteins:
- a CDS encoding saccharopine dehydrogenase NADP-binding domain-containing protein, which produces MARTYDLVLFGATGFTGKLVAEYLAKHATGLAWAVAGRSEAKLREVLDGIDRGSAAGGKRVGLLVADAADAESLKRVVTAARVVVTTVGPYAKYGQSLARAAAEHGTHYCDITGEVPFVRRSIDENHARARETGARLVHCCGFDSIPSDLGVLLLADRARELDTTLEATRLVVLSAKGGFSGGTAASMMNLMREAERDRALRRLLRDPYSLTPDRASELTVDGPDPVRVRWDEDAKVWTGPFIMAAINTRVVRRSNALLDHRYGRAFGYEETMSFSRGPRGLAKAGAFVAGLGATMLAASREPSRAVLERFLPKPGEGPSKAQRDGGFFRIAIYAKTSNGARLEARVEGTSDPGYGETAKMLAESALALAGGELSSAEGGVLTPAAALGQGLIARLRAAGMTFELKK